From the Sebastes fasciatus isolate fSebFas1 chromosome 9, fSebFas1.pri, whole genome shotgun sequence genome, the window ACGGCAGCAGCTCGGTCCATGGGGACTGGGTTGGGTCCAGAGTGTCCAGCTCTGAGAGTGGACCGGTAGCTGACGGAGTAGACTACATTCATGTGAATATAGGGCCTGTTAATGCATGAGTGTATTAAAGTAAAGTATGCCTTCTTCTTCTATCGCTCAGACAAAAGCAGGTCAGAAACAGAGTTTAAAATGTcatcctgaaataaataaaagaggctTTCAAATACTCAGAATATATTAAAAGATATTATCGAGTTGGAAGAGAGcgttataataaaaacatatttatttaattacctACTTATTAATTTTAGCAACAACAAATCTTGTTTTTCTGGtcttactgcagtaaaaatCAAAGATTCTAGTTATTAGGTCTAAATATCCTCATGTCctgattttaaataaatgtctgactTCACTGAACTTTCTTTAACAACATGTGTAAacggttattattattattactggcTTTATATTCTGTCTGCATGGTGTTAAATACGTACATATGATGTCCTGAGTAAAGTGCCATGAGACCTTTAAAGACggttttattttacagttcTGATTGTGAATCTGTCCCAGCGGAGAGACATGGCATCCTACACATCAACAGGTAACACATTTCTATTTCAGCAACCTGGATGTCAGGGGGGAAATAACTATAtattacagcactgggatcATGTTTTTATCTGGGTGTAGTAACCAGAGGATGAAGTCAGCTGGTTTATAGGAGAGGTGAGCAACTCCATCTGCTGGTTGGTTCAGGACGTGCAGCATAAAGCAGCATCCTCTGTTTCCTTGTGATAGACTGTGAGAGGTACTTAcactccctcgcttggggctCCAACCCGGAGGGTGCAATCCACTGTTTTTTGGCAGAGAACCACGGCCTCAGAtttggaggtactgactctcattccaaccgcttcacactcggctgcaaaccgccccagtgcgtcctgaaggtcacggtctgatgaagccaacagaatcacatcatctgcaaagagcagagacgcaattctgaggtccccaAAAGGGACACTCTCCTCCCCCCATCTGCACCTtgagatcctgtccatgaaaatcacaaacaggatcGGTGACAAGGGACAACCCTGGCAGAAGGCAACACCCACCGGAAACAAGTTTGGCTTTGTGCCGAGTATACTGATTCCCGCAGGACCCCCAACAGAACGCCCCGGGGGACACGGTCATAAacctccaagtccacaaaacacatgtagactggatgggcaaacTCCCATGACCCCTCTAACAGCCCCGCGAGGGTAAAgagctggtccactgttccacggccaggacagAGTCTGCATTGTTCCTCCTGAATCCGAGGTTCGACAATCGGTCGAAAAAAACTTTCCTGTGATACCCCGATAATTGGAGCAGACCCTCCGGTacccctttttaaaaatgggaaccaccaccccggtctgccattCCACAGGTACTGTCCCCGACCTCCACAAGACACTGAGGAGGCGCGTGATGGCCTAACAATGTCCAGTGCCTTCAGCATCTCAGGGTGAATCTCGTCCACCCCCGGCGCCTTGTCGCTAAGGAGCTTTTTGACTACCTCAGAGACCTCTAACAAGGATATGATGAGGCTTCCCCCTTCTCCACAGCCTCGTCCTTTTTCCTGACCCCCTGGTTGCTGCTTCAGGAGACCCCTGGGCCAACCAAGCCTGACATGTTCGTCCATCCAACCTGTAATCATCTGTGATTCTTCAGGTCACATCAGTCCTCACACTGTCTCATGTAAAGTACTGTGTAAATCAgcatttgtgttaaaataactacagaagtggcactacttcagtacggaagttatgcAACAAATAAGGCCGGTGTATTTggaacccatccatccaccccgacctcctccatacAGGGACGTTGTCACTCTTCATACTACATCACCTGTCCGAGCTCaggattacgtggattacatgcaAATTGATTACGTGGGTTATATATAAATTATCATTTATTACGTTTCGTAGGTAGCTTTCGAATCTTTCCGACTGGATGGATGTTCACTAAAACCAGAACCATACCTCTCTCCATCCAACATGTAATCATGACATCTGTGATTCTTCAAATATCATCAGATATCATCAGTCCTCACACTGTCTCATGTAAAGttctgtgtatttgtgtctgACAGGTTCTGATGAGAGGAGGATTGTTCTGATTGGGAAGACCGGGTCGGGGAAGAGTTCAGCAGGAAACACCATCTTGGGTCGAGAAGCTTTTGAGTCTGAACTTTCTGCAGATTCTGTGACATCTAAatgcaagaaagaaagaggagaggctGGAGGACAAAAGGTTGCTGTGATTGACACTCCCGGGCTGTTTGACACCAGTTTAAAGAATGAAGACGTGTGGAGGAGGATCAAGATGTGCATCGGTATGTCCTCTCCTGGTCCTCATGCCTTCCTGGTGATTGTTGGGCTGGGCAGgttcacagaggaggaaagacaaACCGTGAAAATGATTCAGGAGACTTTTGGTCAAGACGCAGATAACTACACGATGGTGTTGTTCACTTATGGAGACAAGCTGAAGAAACAAACCATTGAAGATTTCATTTCCAAGAGCAAAGACCTGCCAGACATCATTGAGAAGTCTCGCGGCCGTTATCACGTCTTCAACAACGAGGTGGACAACCCGTCTCAAGTCAGTGAGCTTCTAAAGAAGATAGACGAGATGGTCGAGGACAACGGCGGAACGTACTACACCACAGAGATGTACaagagagcagaagaagaaatagagaaggagaaagaacgAATCCTGAAAGAGTCGCAGGTCCAGAGGAACAAAGAGCTGGAGGAACTGAATGCCAAATTCACTGGGGAGATGTTTGAGATGCAAAAAGAAATGCTGAAACTAAGATTTGAGGCTGAAGCAAGAGCTATGGCTGAACAACGAAATGTTCAACAACCCCCCAACATAGTGCAACCAGGCTGTGTAATCAGCTGAGCAGCTGAAGCTATCTGGTTTAACAGCAAGATACAAAATCTCTAATAATTGCTGAGCgtaataagaaaataatgttcaatcatttatgatttatttcatGTGCTGTAGTGTTAAGACTGCTTTAGATAATCCACAGGTTACAGGCttttaataattacaataaataaacaaatatgacaggaaataaacataatgaatgcatgtaatatatatatatataaacatacgcTTGAACCACTACAGTGTttgtttataaataataaaatggacAACGGAtcataaaaaatacacacaattaataaaaaatgtcaaaagtttttaaaaaaaatgccagtatataaataatatttatgactgaaaaaaaaaatcattataattgattataaaacaatatgcacaGTTTAATGAAATGCATAATCAAGTTAAACAACCAAAAGCTTGGATTATAAAAAATTatgcacaatttaaaaaatatgcagAGATTAATAACAAGTAGGCTCGTAAATGAacaatacataaaaaacatatacatGATTAATACAATTTACAGATGGATTAATAAACCATGtgctaaattaattaaaagtatgcatgattaataaaaaaatattcatgaattaataaactgtatgctCGGATTAATAAAACATGTGTTTTTGGAGTACACTCAGATTatgcaaaatacacacaaataatcTAAATTTATCAATAAAACATACACTTGTATTCATAAACGGTTTAATTCACCATTCACTTGGATTATGACAAATATGCACGAATACAAATTATgctcttaataataataataaactggtATAGGGGATATTTTAAAGCATGACGTCAGGATTATTTGTATCTATGTATTCAATATGTGTACATGTATCTGTATAAAAGTGTGTCTAAGTGTATTAAAGTGAAGCAGCATTAAATTGATATACCAGCTGGATTAatctgttgtgttgttgtgtgatgcTGTTGTTTGTCTGTTGTTACCATGGTGACGGAGGGTTGTGATGGAGAGCAGTTGAAGAAGCATCCTGATGTTGGAAACGgttttaataatcaataaaataccTTCAACTAAAGGTTTATTTCATGTTCACTGGGGAGAATTTCACCCATCATCCTCCAACATCACATTTACTGGTATTATAATGTTTAACAGGGATAAAAATGTGTAAACGTTGTGGAACAAACAAAGCAGGAACGCAGATAATTACACAACTGTCCATGAATGTATtgccccagtgcatgctgggagggTTCCCAACAAACCTACCTCATGTAACCCATAGACTTATATACATAGGCGCCACATTGGACGCTTCAGCCCGCTGTGGCGAaacgtcaacgtgggcgccatattggacagggcaaTACTTGCCTGTAACTCTATACAAGTGAACAGGgacgtttttctggataaaaagcactataacgtctacatttctcaaccgatttcaacgagtcgttattatattaaaggatttatgatctacgaggagtagacaaaataaagttttgtctcCAGTTACTTAGAATCTGGATAGTTGAGCTATAATCGCTGCGAGACGCTCAGGAGACGAGTGTGAACCGTAGGCTGACGTGAACTGAATTACTGACGggatagaaaataattaatttgaaaTTGTTAAAACTCACGTTTGTCAAGTATAACTTTGACTTATTTTCCTTGTTTAAGGTTAATACTTGTAGAGAGGTccctgtataatataatataatataatataatatgatgtacaatgaaatgtctttcTCTGTTTGAGCGATCATCAATCATTACCCCTAACACTGCTACTGCAGTTACTATTACGTTCATTTTCAGGCATTTATCATTAACATACTAATAAGAGCAATCAGAATAAGAGGGAAATAGTAACGTTAGTAAATACCTCTGTGTCTAAAGTTAACGTTACCCATGGCAAAATTACTTTAACTATTGTAACATAAAACCAATTGATGCTTTTAAGTTGcgtaacattagctgttagttAATCTCCACAACATGTTAGCGCACCTAAAGTAACTTAAGAtagtgttaaataaaaaaaagttagctAACTGTAAATATTGCTGAGAGTTAACGTACTGTTCAGACATGCCATCAGCTTTATTGTTTGCGATATTAGACTTGTGACGTTATcgtatatttttgttttaaatgcgATGTTATGCATAACATATCTATAAACTAACAGCTTAACAATAACGAACGCTTATCTGATGAGCTAAGTTACAAACGTTTTGATAATGAGAACAATTCTGAAAGGAAGATGTAATATTACATACGACCCTTTAATAATTACCTATTAATTGATTGAATCCTACCATAACGAGGGACAGACCGGTGATCCATGGACCGGAAGCTAGTAATGTTTTGAACAGTTTTTCACCAAATGttttgggaaaagaaaaaaacaatcgtAACGTTAACTCAACGTTACTCCGCatgtatcataaacgtttgaatataataataacaaatcagTTGAGAAaagtagacgttatagtgctttttatccagaaaaacggcaggTCCCCCATTCACTTGTATAGGCCAGTCTTGCCAGGTcaaatatggcgcccacgttgaagTATGATCCAGGACtcaatgcggcgtctatgtatatatgtatgatGTAACCACCATAGCTTACCAGCCCAATAGTATCCCTGGAGGTTCGGCATCATAAGGTAAGTACAACAGGGTTAAGTGAAGCCTTGAGCGCCGACTGTTCCAAATACAGTCGTGCTAGTTAATTCTGTTAAAAAGTGAGTCGGAGGAGCACGTAGAATACTCTGGAAGAGGTAAAGACATTTAGGATAGATGTTCATAATAATGGTAGATCTGTCCATCTGTTAACAGattttactatttttattaTAGTCTGAAGGCACGACAGATTCTATTGTGGAAAATAAATTCCAGCTTAATGTAAGCTAACATTGGTAGAATGAACCATTTAATAACTGTCTTTTTCTGTActaaacacttgttttttttgtatccaAGCACCCAACAAGAAGATAATGGTGACAGAAAATCAGGAACAGACGGAAGATAAACAGTAACTCGGATCAGTAGCCACTTAGTGGCCTAGAAACGACTGGAGTCTAAGTAGGTAGCCGAAGGGGTAAAAGCCTGGCAGCTTGAAGACAATGGCATCTAGAGTTAATGGAAAAGTACCCAGCACTAATGGGAAAAACCCAGAATCTGAATAATTAggacatttatttttagaaaatttaaacatttttagaaagtgaggacatttttagaaaattaGGACAATTCTTTTCAGAAAATTaggacatttttagaaaattaagacatttattattagaaaattaagagatttatttttagaaaatgtaaacatttttagaaagtgaggacatttttagaaaattaggacaaaatattttagaaaattaggacatttttagaaaaattaggacatttatttttagaaaattaAGAAATTTTTGGAAAGTGTGGGCATTTTTTGAAAATTAGCCCACTCtcagtgtttcttcttctgctctcttGTACATCTCTGTGGTGTAGTACGTTCCGCCGTTGTCCTCGACCATCTCGTCTATCTTCTCTAGAAGCTCACTGACTTGAGACGGGTCATCCACCTCGTTGTTGAAGACGTGATAATGGCCGTGACACTTCTCAATGATGTCAGGCAGGTCTTTGAAATAACAACCTGCTAGCCTCCAGTCTGCAGCTGCAGGGAGCTCATTTAATGGACCAGGTTTAGTGTAATAGCAGGATGTGTATTTTAGTCAGAATAATGCCCGTTAATACCCAATGTGAATATATGTTGTACATTGATGTTGAAACAAGAAAAGGAATATAGGCTACCAGTCACAAACGTTTATATGATACATATTAAGCTAATTGTTTGAGTCATGGCGATTAAACGAATACTTCTTCCTACTCTTTTTCGGAcgtaacatttatttatgttgattatttgtttattgggTTAATGGTGGGTGTACCGGTGGTTATATAGGTAGGTAGGCAGGACCAGCATGCATCTGGGTgggcttatgttttttttttaccagaacaaGGGCGGTAGTGACatccatgttttctttgtgctttgtttgctgcttttttGGATAATTAAATcatcagaaacacaaacattctGCGTGGACAAGGGACTCTTTTGCCAGCGTAAACCCCAATACCCATGGTGCATCAGTGGCCCTTTGAGTTAAGGTTGATTTTTGCTACAAATGGCCACTaaaccataaaaaataaacatgttactgATTAAAGTCTGAACCACTAGATGTCATGCTGTGttcatgtttatatgtattacagACTCTGATGGTTCAAACTCACAGATGTTGATTTCTTTTAATGTTGGAGACTGAAAAGTGAGCGGAGTTGTATTAACACCCGTATATTTAATGTTCAGCAGCAACAGAACTGCCGTCACTGTGCAGGATGTTATAATTAGAGGTTTAGATCAATGACCTGCGACATGCCGTCACtcgtgatgaagatgaagatgatgatctTCATGTTGAGACTGCTTCAGTCTGACAGGTTTCTGATGAGTgctgatcactatcagctgtgctgctgagctgcagtgcatgctgggatacgGAGGCTTCCTGTGAGGTTTGAGGATTCATGACTCAGCGTTATTTCTGAGCAGgtacaggaagtgacatcacatGTGTTGgcagtctccatcttggtttttgaccgcctccatgttggtttttggccattgtcatcttggtgtttgtccatcaccatcttggtttttggccgagACAAATCCAAAATTTCATTGGTAAGACTTAAAAATGCCCGTAGCAGCAGAAACAGCAATGAATGTTTTTTACAGTCATGAATCTGTGCagattttttgtgtgttttctataATCTGTTTTAGTATTAGAATCATTCATCGTCTATTTTTATACTCCGATCGTACAGTTTATTAATCTGAGCGTACGTTCCATTCATTTGTGCATtatgtttatttcctgtgatGTGGGTATtagtttatatattgtatttctttaaagccTCTAACTCTGAACTGTCATATCTGGACTTTAACATCAGATGAAACAGAGCAGACAAACTGAGTTTTGTCTCTGAGGATCTGATGGGAAGGAGCAGCCATCCAATGCATTTATATGAACAGTGAGTGTTTGTCTAAATATCTTTGTGGGGACCTGAAGTTTAACCTTCACAGTGAGGACA encodes:
- the LOC141774496 gene encoding GTPase IMAP family member 7-like, which produces MASYTSTGSDERRIVLIGKTGSGKSSAGNTILGREAFESELSADSVTSKCKKERGEAGGQKVAVIDTPGLFDTSLKNEDVWRRIKMCIGMSSPGPHAFLVIVGLGRFTEEERQTVKMIQETFGQDADNYTMVLFTYGDKLKKQTIEDFISKSKDLPDIIEKSRGRYHVFNNEVDNPSQVSELLKKIDEMVEDNGGTYYTTEMYKRAEEEIEKEKERILKESQVQRNKELEELNAKFTGEMFEMQKEMLKLRFEAEARAMAEQRNVQQPPNIVQPGCVIS